The genome window ACCTCAAGTCTGCCGTGGGTCCGGGAGTGATCGAGGAGTGGGATTTGGAATATTATAAGCAGAAATACCTGGAAAAAAATGGACTGGCTCACCCGAGGTCTCTAGAAGAATACTTTACCGTACCCAACGTTCTTCACGGGTTCGCTGACATCTGGCAGGATTTGTTCAACGTTCGCGTGCAACCCGCGAAGAACTTCCAGCAAGAAGTGTGGCACCCGAGCGTGTTCAAGCTAGACGTCTTCAAAGAAGACGACCAGTTTGTAGGATCCGTCTATTGTGACTTGTTCGAACGCCCTCACAAATCCGGACCCGCCAATTTCCCTATAAGGATCAAAAGCGCGGGCACCACGCCCACTGTCGGATTGGTCACCAACTGGCCGCGCAGGCGACCCAACGAACCCCCGCTGTTGCCGTTCGAACACGTCCACGTGTTCTTCCACGAACTTGGACACCTCCTTCAAGCGCTCCTGTGCGAAAATAAACTCCAGCACTTCTCCGGCACCAGAGGACTCATGGACCACGTGGAAACGCCATCGCAGCTGTTCCAACACTTCGCCACCGATCACCGCGTCCTCAGAAAATTCGCCTTCCATTTCAAAACGGGAAAGCCGGTCCCAGAGTCTCTCCTCCGCGACGCGCTCGCCTTCAAAAGCTGCTTCTCCGGACTAGAAACCATGTCGCAAATATGCTACTCCGCCCTCGACCAAGCGCTCCACTCCACCCTCATCAGGTCCAACGGCGGATCAACCGACATCCTCAAAGAAGTCAAAAAAAAATACTCGCTGATCCCACACGCCGACGGCACTTACATGCAATCCACCTTCTCGCACCTACTGGGATACGGATCCACCTACTACAGCTACCTCTACTCCGGCGTCCAcagttctcaaatatggaaaacccTGTTCGAACAAAACCCACTCTCCAGAGACGCCGGCACCACCTACCAAAAAAAATTGCTCGCCTACGGCGGCGCCAAAGACCCAAACCAAATACTCCTCTCGCTAACCGGTAAAACCGCAGACCCGACCTACTTCATACAAGACCTCTTCCAAGGCACGTactgaaaaaataacaataaaacgcAAACCTGTCATCACTTGTTAAATCGATAAGCCAATATCCTCAACCACACACAATATATATCACACACACGCGCTCTCATGACCGCCGACCTACTCCATGCGAGACCTCTCTTCCAAGGCGCGTGctgaaaaaataacaataaaacgcAAACCTGTCATCACTTGTTAAATCGATAGGCCAATATCCTCAACCACACACAATATATATCACACACACGCGCTCTCATGACCGCCGACCTACTCCATGCGAGACCTCTCTTCCAAGGCGCGTGctgaaaaaataacaataaaacgcAAACCTGTCATCACTTGTTAAATCGATGAGCCAATATCCTCAACCACACACAATATATATTATACACACGCGCTCTCACGACCGGTTACGCGGAGCTCTCGAACGTATCCTGTTCGCGATCGGCGTGAACGGCTGCCGGCTCTCCTGATCATCTAAGACCGCTTGCGCACTCCTCCCCGTGCTTCGACTGTAACTGCGCCCTTGATCGGGCGCCGCCCTCGACAGGTTCGACGCATCTCCCTTTTTTCCGCAAAAATTCGCCTTCTCTGCGCATCGATCATAGCAATTTCTGTTATCGTGTGATATGCCCTCTGCACTCGGCTCGCTCTTGCCGCTCCGGCGACCCCTTCTGGATGCGGCCGTATCCACGTTTTTCGATAGCTGACTCGTCACGTCACCGCACTTCACGTCACCACTGCTGTCGCAGGAATTCCTCGCGCTCAATTTCGAGTTCCTTCTTCCTGTACCCTTCCTCCCACTCGAACCTGCGCCGCTCCTCTGATTCGCGTCCTCGCCGTTCCCGGTCTCACGCTCCAGCTCCCTCACTTTCGATTCAGGCGCCACCTCATCAGCCGCATCCACacactcctcctcctccgccgtagCACACCTGCTCCCGTTTTCACTCTTCTCGTCAACCACATCCGCCGACTTCGTCGTGGTCTTCCGAGACGCATTG of Schistocerca gregaria isolate iqSchGreg1 unplaced genomic scaffold, iqSchGreg1.2 ptg000566l, whole genome shotgun sequence contains these proteins:
- the LOC126315211 gene encoding uncharacterized protein LOC126315211, producing the protein MVAAASQASSVMSDKIVTYNTNPVLYEAVLHALKVPEELSEEELAVANQLRIEFEHQGGHLDLSKREALHEIQAYSHHMMIAYRESISGMSLSGSNRVLDCDQKILQKLPPHIQKRIQRRASRILITASDQVVLDYILRHFPDENIRKAIYLLNNSYTEFLPTLEDLLRARHTLATLLDFPCYSEYYGWHRSLKTPKEIFSFLDELRELVLSKSNQELSSLQNLKSAVGPGVIEEWDLEYYKQKYLEKNGLAHPRSLEEYFTVPNVLHGFADIWQDLFNVRVQPAKNFQQEVWHPSVFKLDVFKEDDQFVGSVYCDLFERPHKSGPANFPIRIKSAGTTPTVGLVTNWPRRRPNEPPLLPFEHVHVFFHELGHLLQALLCENKLQHFSGTRGLMDHVETPSQLFQHFATDHRVLRKFAFHFKTGKPVPESLLRDALAFKSCFSGLETMSQICYSALDQALHSTLIRSNGGSTDILKEVKKKYSLIPHADGTYMQSTFSHLLGYGSTYYSYLYSGVHSSQIWKTLFEQNPLSRDAGTTYQKKLLAYGGAKDPNQILLSLTGKTADPTYFIQDLFQGTY